Proteins from a genomic interval of Poecile atricapillus isolate bPoeAtr1 chromosome 1, bPoeAtr1.hap1, whole genome shotgun sequence:
- the MIA2 gene encoding melanoma inhibitory activity protein 2 isoform X5 — MAAGGRGGPGAGTGTAGMWPGLRDSARRYCGLAGEGLRWAVASLPEDMRPGPDLYGFPWEIVICAGIVGALTILLFLYRSYQSVRSRLYVGREKQLANKITELVEEKCKILQKLSLCKKEFEDLQLSLKDGNTMKESTDASFFEEMHEKLNKSNVKLSEEIENLEKELEEEKSKQLENDTLVAEIQEKVESLENEEKSIQSQIDEAKSTLKVYQINTERLKTSVQDAVDENSHLQESEKQLLQEAEGWSERLSELNEQTKMFESSKTDVEEVLKNKESQIKSLTQYILSMKDWSSAIREDGDVEDSHWDTDIKGETENGEHLDDEQKRTVKKLIYAAKLNACLKTMEAERDQMYSKLSDENKAKGELTERIENLQSQQASLQSENERFESEVQKLQQKLKVMTELYQENEMKLHRKLTVEERERLQKEEKLSKVDEKITHAAEELNSYRERAKDLEEELERTIRSYENQITSHEKKAHDNWLTARAAERHLNDIKKENAHNRQKLTEAEFKLELLEKDPYALDIPMRPFGREHSPYGPSPMGRPSSETRAFLSPPTLLEGPLRLSPMLPGGGGGRGSRGPAAMYEAGSERGELNSDRLTDPHRPPSDTGSLSPPWERERRIILPPPGEPYADPVLSARRQERFFPNPPNTGRLSGPAELRTYNVQSFDKTDGQTSSEHSPRAEPSGDGMKDHSNLSNSLPDQSLTPESEAVSSGFAPPPFPPVRPPLMPVDPRAPPVPFMRRGPPFPPPPPAGMYGPRECFPVRDFGPPRPSLPIRSPFPMRPYPHYPPQRPGFLPPPPPPENRVEPSQSNPSAVEPEPQQET; from the exons atggcggcgggcgggcgcggggggCCCGGGGCCGGCACCGGCACGGCCGGGATGtggccggggctgcgggacaGCGCCCGGCGCTACTGCGGGCTGGCCGGGGAAGGGCTGCGCTGG GCTGTGGCTTCACTGCCTGAAGATATGAGACCAGGCCCTGATCTGTATGGTTTCCCATGGGAAATAGTGATTTGTGCTGGCATTGTTGGAGCCTTGACAATTCTCTTGTTCCTGTACAGAAGTTATCAATCT GTTAGAAGTCGACTTTATGTAG gaagggaaaaacagcTTGCCAATAAAATTACAGAACTTGttgaagaaaaatgcaaaattcttcaaaaactCAGCCTATGCAAAAAAGAG TTTGAAGATTTACAGTTGTCTCTGAAGGATGGTAACACTATGAAAGAATCAACAGACGCATCTTTTTTTGAG GAAATGCATGAAAAACTGAACAAATCAAATGTGAAACTCAGCGAAGAAATAGAGAATCTAGAAAAAgaactggaagaagaaaaatctaagCAGTTGGAAAATGATACCTTG gtgGCTGAAATTCAGGAGAAAGTGGAGTCTTtagagaatgaagaaaaatctatCCAGTCACAAATTGATGAG GCCAAGTCCACCCTAAAAGTCTATCAGATTAATACTGAGAGACTCAAGACATCTGTTCAGGATGCAGTAGATgaaaacagccatctccaggaaagtGAGAAACAG CTTTTACAAGAAGCTGAAGGATGGAGCGAACGACTTAGTGAACTAAATGAACAAACAAAGATGTTTGAATCATCTAAAACAGATGTAGAGGAagttctgaaaaacaaagagagcCAAATCAAG TCACTGACACAAtatatactgagcatgaaaGACTGGAGCTCGGCAATACGAGAAGATGGTGACGTTGAAGACAGCCACTGGGACACAGACATAAAGGGTGAAACAGAGAATGGAGAGCACTTAG ATGATGAGCAAAAACGAACTGTAAAGAAATTGATCTATGCTGCAAAG CTAAATGCTTGTTTAAAAACCATGGAAGCAGAAAGAGACCAAATGTATTCAAAACTCTCTGATGAAAATAAAGCTAAAGGAGAACTTACAG AACGCATAGAAAACCTTCAAAGCCAGCAAGCTTCCTTGCAGTCTGAAAATGAACGTTTTGAAAGTGAAGTTCAAaagcttcagcagaaacttAAAGTAATGACTGAGCTTtatcaagaaaatgaaatgaaactaCACAG GAAATTGACAGTAGAAGAGAGGGAACGTctacagaaggaagaaaagctttCTAAAGTAGATGAAAAAATTACTCATGCTGCTGAAGAACTTAACAGCTACAG AGAGCGAGCAAAGGATCTTGAAGAGGAACTGGAGAGAACCATTCGTTCTTATGAGAATCAG ATAACTTCACATGAGAAAAAAGCTCATGATAATTGG CTCACAGCCCGAGCAGCTGAAAGACATCTCAatgatataaaaaaagaaaatgcacatAACAGACAAAA ATTGACTGAAGCAGAATTTAAACTTGAACTTTTAGAAAAAGACCCTTATGCTCTTGATATTCCAATGAGACCATTTGGCAGAG AGCATTCCCCATATGGACCCTCACCAATGGGCCGGCCTTCATCTGAAACAAgagcttttctttcccctccaaCTTTATTGGAGGGTCCTTTAAGGCTTTCACCTATGCTTccaggtggaggaggaggaagag GATCCAGAGGCCCAGCTGCCATGTATGAAGCTGGAAGTGAAAGAGGAGAGCTGAATTCTGATAGATTAACTGATCCCCACAGACCACCATCAGATACTGGATCCCTGTCTCCTCCTTGGGAAAGAGAGCGCAGGATAATTCTGCCTCCACCAG GTGAGCCTTATGCTGATCCAGTTCTTTCTGCTCGAAGACAAGAAAGATTTTTCCCTAATCCTCCAAATACTGGAAGACTTTCTGGACCAGCAGAACTACGAACTTACAATGTTCAGTCTTTTGACAAAACAG ATGGGCAGACATCTTCAGAACATAGCCCACGAGCAGAACCAAGTGGAGATGGGATGAAGGATCACTCTAACCTGAGC AACTCACTCCCTGATCAGTCACTGACACCTGAAAGTGAAGCTGTCAGTTCAGGGTTTGCACCCCCACCTTTCCCTCCAGTCAGACCTCCGCTGATGCCTGTGGATCCTAGAGCACCACCAGTACCTTTCATGAGACGAGGacctcctttccctccccctcctcctgctggCATGTATGGGCCACGGGAATGCTTTCCAGTACGAGACTTCGGGCCTCCACGCCCTTCGCTGCCAA TAAGAAGTCCATTTCCAATGAGACCTTATCCTCACTATCCACCTCAACGACCTGGATTTTTgcctccaccacctcctcctgAAAATAGAGTTGAACCATCTCAGTCAAATCCATCAGCTGTAGAACCAGAACCACAGCAGGAGACTTGA
- the MIA2 gene encoding melanoma inhibitory activity protein 2 isoform X4 has translation MEAASAAREAVASLPEDMRPGPDLYGFPWEIVICAGIVGALTILLFLYRSYQSVRSRLYVGREKQLANKITELVEEKCKILQKLSLCKKEFEDLQLSLKDGNTMKESTDASFFEEMHEKLNKSNVKLSEEIENLEKELEEEKSKQLENDTLVAEIQEKVESLENEEKSIQSQIDEAKSTLKVYQINTERLKTSVQDAVDENSHLQESEKQLLQEAEGWSERLSELNEQTKMFESSKTDVEEVLKNKESQIKSLTQYILSMKDWSSAIREDGDVEDSHWDTDIKGETENGEHLDDEQKRTVKKLIYAAKLNACLKTMEAERDQMYSKLSDENKAKGELTERIENLQSQQASLQSENERFESEVQKLQQKLKVMTELYQENEMKLHRKLTVEERERLQKEEKLSKVDEKITHAAEELNSYRERAKDLEEELERTIRSYENQITSHEKKAHDNWLTARAAERHLNDIKKENAHNRQKLTEAEFKLELLEKDPYALDIPMRPFGREHSPYGPSPMGRPSSETRAFLSPPTLLEGPLRLSPMLPGGGGGRGSRGPAAMYEAGSERGELNSDRLTDPHRPPSDTGSLSPPWERERRIILPPPGEPYADPVLSARRQERFFPNPPNTGRLSGPAELRTYNVQSFDKTDGQTSSEHSPRAEPSGDGMKDHSNLSNSLPDQSLTPESEAVSSGFAPPPFPPVRPPLMPVDPRAPPVPFMRRGPPFPPPPPAGMYGPRECFPVRDFGPPRPSLPIRSPFPMRPYPHYPPQRPGFLPPPPPPENRVEPSQSNPSAVEPEPQQET, from the exons ATGGAGGCGGCCAGCGCCGCACGGGAG GCTGTGGCTTCACTGCCTGAAGATATGAGACCAGGCCCTGATCTGTATGGTTTCCCATGGGAAATAGTGATTTGTGCTGGCATTGTTGGAGCCTTGACAATTCTCTTGTTCCTGTACAGAAGTTATCAATCT GTTAGAAGTCGACTTTATGTAG gaagggaaaaacagcTTGCCAATAAAATTACAGAACTTGttgaagaaaaatgcaaaattcttcaaaaactCAGCCTATGCAAAAAAGAG TTTGAAGATTTACAGTTGTCTCTGAAGGATGGTAACACTATGAAAGAATCAACAGACGCATCTTTTTTTGAG GAAATGCATGAAAAACTGAACAAATCAAATGTGAAACTCAGCGAAGAAATAGAGAATCTAGAAAAAgaactggaagaagaaaaatctaagCAGTTGGAAAATGATACCTTG gtgGCTGAAATTCAGGAGAAAGTGGAGTCTTtagagaatgaagaaaaatctatCCAGTCACAAATTGATGAG GCCAAGTCCACCCTAAAAGTCTATCAGATTAATACTGAGAGACTCAAGACATCTGTTCAGGATGCAGTAGATgaaaacagccatctccaggaaagtGAGAAACAG CTTTTACAAGAAGCTGAAGGATGGAGCGAACGACTTAGTGAACTAAATGAACAAACAAAGATGTTTGAATCATCTAAAACAGATGTAGAGGAagttctgaaaaacaaagagagcCAAATCAAG TCACTGACACAAtatatactgagcatgaaaGACTGGAGCTCGGCAATACGAGAAGATGGTGACGTTGAAGACAGCCACTGGGACACAGACATAAAGGGTGAAACAGAGAATGGAGAGCACTTAG ATGATGAGCAAAAACGAACTGTAAAGAAATTGATCTATGCTGCAAAG CTAAATGCTTGTTTAAAAACCATGGAAGCAGAAAGAGACCAAATGTATTCAAAACTCTCTGATGAAAATAAAGCTAAAGGAGAACTTACAG AACGCATAGAAAACCTTCAAAGCCAGCAAGCTTCCTTGCAGTCTGAAAATGAACGTTTTGAAAGTGAAGTTCAAaagcttcagcagaaacttAAAGTAATGACTGAGCTTtatcaagaaaatgaaatgaaactaCACAG GAAATTGACAGTAGAAGAGAGGGAACGTctacagaaggaagaaaagctttCTAAAGTAGATGAAAAAATTACTCATGCTGCTGAAGAACTTAACAGCTACAG AGAGCGAGCAAAGGATCTTGAAGAGGAACTGGAGAGAACCATTCGTTCTTATGAGAATCAG ATAACTTCACATGAGAAAAAAGCTCATGATAATTGG CTCACAGCCCGAGCAGCTGAAAGACATCTCAatgatataaaaaaagaaaatgcacatAACAGACAAAA ATTGACTGAAGCAGAATTTAAACTTGAACTTTTAGAAAAAGACCCTTATGCTCTTGATATTCCAATGAGACCATTTGGCAGAG AGCATTCCCCATATGGACCCTCACCAATGGGCCGGCCTTCATCTGAAACAAgagcttttctttcccctccaaCTTTATTGGAGGGTCCTTTAAGGCTTTCACCTATGCTTccaggtggaggaggaggaagag GATCCAGAGGCCCAGCTGCCATGTATGAAGCTGGAAGTGAAAGAGGAGAGCTGAATTCTGATAGATTAACTGATCCCCACAGACCACCATCAGATACTGGATCCCTGTCTCCTCCTTGGGAAAGAGAGCGCAGGATAATTCTGCCTCCACCAG GTGAGCCTTATGCTGATCCAGTTCTTTCTGCTCGAAGACAAGAAAGATTTTTCCCTAATCCTCCAAATACTGGAAGACTTTCTGGACCAGCAGAACTACGAACTTACAATGTTCAGTCTTTTGACAAAACAG ATGGGCAGACATCTTCAGAACATAGCCCACGAGCAGAACCAAGTGGAGATGGGATGAAGGATCACTCTAACCTGAGC AACTCACTCCCTGATCAGTCACTGACACCTGAAAGTGAAGCTGTCAGTTCAGGGTTTGCACCCCCACCTTTCCCTCCAGTCAGACCTCCGCTGATGCCTGTGGATCCTAGAGCACCACCAGTACCTTTCATGAGACGAGGacctcctttccctccccctcctcctgctggCATGTATGGGCCACGGGAATGCTTTCCAGTACGAGACTTCGGGCCTCCACGCCCTTCGCTGCCAA TAAGAAGTCCATTTCCAATGAGACCTTATCCTCACTATCCACCTCAACGACCTGGATTTTTgcctccaccacctcctcctgAAAATAGAGTTGAACCATCTCAGTCAAATCCATCAGCTGTAGAACCAGAACCACAGCAGGAGACTTGA